A single region of the Pontimicrobium sp. SW4 genome encodes:
- the ychF gene encoding redox-regulated ATPase YchF, whose amino-acid sequence MKAGIVGLPNVGKSTLFNCLSNAKAQSANFPFCTIEPNIGVVNVPDPRLKKLEELVNPERVLPATVEIVDIAGLVKGASKGEGLGNQFLANIRETDAILHVVRCFDNDNIVHVDGNINPIRDKETIDFELQLKDLETTEKKLDKVKRAAKTGNKDAQKEEAVLLAIKSGLEAGTSIRALNFSEDDYLTYVKPLQFITDKPVMYVCNVDEKAAVSGNAYVDQIKEAVKDENAEVLVLAVGTEADINELDDYEERQMFLDDIGLDEPGSSKLIRSAYKLLNQQTYFTAGVKEVRAWTIDIGATAPQAAGVIHTDFEKGFIRAEVISYDDYVSYGSEAKVKEAGKMRVEGKNYVVKDGDVMHFLFNV is encoded by the coding sequence ATGAAAGCTGGAATCGTAGGGTTACCAAATGTTGGAAAATCAACATTGTTTAATTGTCTATCCAATGCAAAAGCGCAAAGTGCTAATTTTCCCTTTTGCACTATCGAACCAAATATTGGTGTTGTTAATGTTCCAGATCCTAGACTAAAAAAGTTAGAAGAACTAGTGAATCCAGAACGTGTTTTACCAGCAACTGTAGAGATTGTTGATATAGCAGGTTTGGTGAAAGGTGCAAGTAAAGGAGAAGGGTTAGGAAATCAATTTCTTGCAAATATTAGGGAAACAGATGCGATTTTACATGTTGTGCGTTGCTTTGATAACGATAACATTGTGCATGTAGATGGAAACATAAACCCAATTAGAGACAAGGAAACTATAGATTTCGAATTGCAATTAAAAGATTTAGAAACTACCGAAAAGAAGTTGGACAAAGTTAAGCGTGCAGCAAAAACTGGAAATAAAGATGCTCAAAAAGAAGAAGCTGTTTTATTAGCTATAAAAAGTGGTTTAGAGGCAGGAACATCTATTAGAGCTTTGAATTTTAGTGAAGATGATTATCTAACTTACGTAAAACCCTTACAGTTTATTACAGATAAGCCAGTAATGTATGTATGTAATGTTGATGAAAAAGCTGCTGTTTCTGGAAATGCCTATGTAGATCAAATAAAAGAAGCTGTAAAAGATGAAAACGCAGAAGTTTTAGTCCTTGCTGTTGGTACTGAAGCAGATATTAATGAATTAGATGATTACGAAGAACGTCAAATGTTTTTGGATGATATAGGATTAGATGAGCCTGGATCTTCCAAGTTAATCCGTTCTGCATACAAGCTATTAAACCAACAAACATATTTCACTGCTGGAGTTAAGGAGGTTCGTGCTTGGACTATAGATATTGGTGCTACGGCTCCTCAAGCAGCAGGAGTAATTCATACAGACTTTGAAAAAGGTTTTATTAGAGCCGAAGTTATAAGCTATGACGATTATGTGTCTTATGGAAGTGAAGCAAAAGTAAAAGAAGCTGGAAAAATGCGTGTTGAAGGAAAAAATTATGTGGTTAAAGATGGTGATGTAATGCATTTCTTGTTTAATGTTTAG
- a CDS encoding nucleoside phosphorylase, protein MPIKESELILNPDGSVYHLNLKPEHIADTIIFVGDQDRVSKISKYFDTIEFKTQKREFKTHTGTYKKKRFTVISTGIGPDNIDIVMNELDALVNINLVTRKPKKELKSLNIVRIGTSGSLQSNVHVDSFVLSTHGLDLNGMLHFYQIETISNPSLEDAFIKHTNWHRNKARPIIISNSKTLEDLLDSPKMYKGITATAGGFYGPQGRVLRLPLFDNEMNSKMDSFNHDGVNITNFEMETSVIYGLSKLLGHKACSLNAIIANRANGTFSKDPKKAVEELIKYTLNKLVS, encoded by the coding sequence ATGCCAATTAAAGAATCTGAACTTATTCTAAATCCTGACGGTAGCGTATACCACCTTAATTTAAAACCAGAGCATATTGCCGATACCATTATTTTTGTAGGTGATCAAGATCGTGTTTCTAAAATATCTAAATATTTTGATACTATCGAGTTTAAAACTCAAAAGCGTGAGTTTAAAACACACACAGGTACTTACAAAAAAAAGCGCTTTACAGTGATATCTACAGGTATTGGTCCAGACAATATTGATATTGTAATGAACGAGCTAGACGCCTTGGTAAATATTAATTTAGTAACTAGAAAACCGAAAAAAGAACTCAAGTCACTAAATATTGTGAGAATTGGAACCTCTGGTTCGCTTCAAAGCAATGTTCATGTAGACTCTTTCGTTTTAAGCACTCATGGTTTAGATTTAAATGGAATGCTACACTTCTATCAAATAGAAACAATCAGCAACCCTTCACTCGAAGATGCGTTTATAAAGCACACCAATTGGCATAGAAATAAAGCAAGACCAATAATAATTAGTAATAGTAAAACTCTGGAAGATCTTCTAGATAGTCCAAAAATGTATAAAGGTATTACTGCTACAGCTGGTGGTTTTTATGGACCTCAAGGGCGCGTGCTTAGGCTTCCTTTATTCGACAATGAGATGAATTCTAAAATGGATTCATTTAATCATGATGGGGTTAATATTACCAATTTTGAAATGGAAACTTCAGTTATTTATGGTTTATCAAAACTATTAGGACATAAGGCATGTTCTTTAAACGCGATTATTGCTAATAGAGCTAACGGAACTTTTAGTAAAGACCCTAAAAAAGCCGTTGAAGAACTTATAAAATATACCCTAAACAAATTAGTTTCATAA
- a CDS encoding substrate-binding domain-containing protein, producing MSDDFKTVRIGGVPEHFNLAWYLTLKNKEYTKEGINLRWKDYFGGTGQMCKALRDNEIDLAVILTEGIIKDIIAGNKCKIVQVFVKSPLIWGIHVGQKSSYNNLEDIKGKKAAISRYGSGSHLMAYINAQNNHWNLETDLHFEVVKNLDGAVEALTNETADYFLWEKFTTKPLVDDNIFRHIDDCPSPWPCFVIAVREEFLENHKECLKTILSIINTTTREFKDIPSIDVTIANRYDQKLEDVQKWLKLTEWSQSNLDIETVNNVQEQLLALNIIPKKLPFNQLVINI from the coding sequence ATGAGTGACGATTTTAAAACTGTAAGAATCGGAGGAGTTCCTGAGCATTTCAATTTAGCGTGGTATTTAACTCTTAAAAATAAAGAATACACAAAGGAAGGTATTAATTTACGATGGAAAGATTATTTTGGTGGTACTGGTCAAATGTGTAAAGCATTACGCGATAACGAAATTGATTTGGCGGTTATTTTAACCGAAGGTATTATTAAAGACATCATAGCAGGAAACAAATGCAAAATTGTGCAAGTTTTTGTTAAATCACCTTTGATTTGGGGAATTCATGTAGGGCAAAAATCCTCATATAATAACCTAGAAGATATAAAAGGTAAGAAGGCTGCAATAAGTCGTTATGGATCTGGATCACACTTGATGGCATATATAAATGCTCAAAATAATCATTGGAATTTAGAAACCGATTTGCATTTTGAAGTTGTTAAGAACTTAGACGGCGCGGTAGAAGCTCTCACTAATGAAACAGCAGATTATTTTTTATGGGAAAAATTCACAACAAAACCATTAGTAGACGATAATATTTTTAGGCATATTGATGATTGCCCTTCGCCTTGGCCTTGTTTTGTGATTGCTGTAAGGGAAGAATTCTTAGAAAATCACAAAGAATGCTTAAAAACTATTTTAAGTATTATAAATACTACAACTAGGGAGTTTAAAGACATTCCTTCTATTGACGTTACTATTGCAAATAGATATGATCAAAAATTAGAAGATGTACAGAAATGGTTGAAATTAACTGAGTGGTCACAAAGCAATTTAGACATCGAGACAGTAAACAATGTTCAAGAGCAACTTTTAGCTTTAAACATTATCCCGAAAAAATTACCTTTTAACCAATTGGTAATCAATATTTAA
- a CDS encoding uracil-DNA glycosylase, producing the protein MNVNIHKSWRTHLQDEFVKPYFADLVNFVKKEYKTHQCFPPGKEIFAAFDHCTFDNLKVVIIGQDPYHGENQANGLCFSVQDGINHPPSLINIFKELEEDLKKTYPKSGDLTHWADQGVLLLNATLTVRAHQAGSHQNKGWEQFTDAVITAISKNKEDVVFLLWGGFAKRKVKLISTKKHHVLMSGHPSPLSANRGYWFGNKHFSKTNYLLETNGLEPVLW; encoded by the coding sequence ATGAACGTTAATATTCACAAAAGTTGGAGAACTCATTTACAAGACGAATTTGTTAAGCCTTATTTTGCTGACCTGGTCAATTTTGTAAAGAAAGAATATAAAACACATCAATGTTTTCCTCCAGGCAAAGAAATTTTTGCTGCTTTTGATCATTGTACATTTGATAATTTAAAAGTAGTTATTATTGGACAAGACCCATATCATGGTGAAAATCAAGCCAACGGTTTGTGCTTTTCAGTTCAAGATGGTATAAATCACCCTCCATCATTAATCAATATTTTTAAGGAATTAGAAGAGGACTTAAAAAAAACTTACCCAAAAAGTGGAGATTTAACCCATTGGGCAGATCAAGGTGTATTATTGTTAAATGCTACACTAACAGTTAGGGCACATCAAGCTGGAAGCCATCAAAATAAAGGTTGGGAGCAATTCACTGACGCTGTAATTACAGCAATTTCAAAAAATAAAGAAGATGTTGTGTTTTTACTTTGGGGTGGTTTTGCTAAACGAAAAGTTAAGCTCATTAGCACTAAAAAGCATCATGTTTTAATGTCAGGGCATCCTTCTCCATTAAGTGCAAATAGAGGGTATTGGTTTGGTAATAAACACTTTAGCAAAACTAACTACCTGTTGGAGACAAACGGCTTGGAACCTGTCTTGTGGTAA
- a CDS encoding DNA topoisomerase IV subunit B — protein sequence MSQETKYTEDNIRSLDWKEHIRMRPGMYIGKLGDGSSPDDGIYILVKEVLDNSIDEYVMGAGKTIEISIQGNKVIVRDYGRGIPLGKVVDVVSKMNTGGKYDSKAFKKSVGLNGVGTKAVNALSTYFRVESTREGKSASAEFEQGNLTNQDLLEDTSRRKGTKVSFIPDEVIFKNYKYRNEYVAKMLKNYVYLNPGLTIVFNGEKFYSENGLKDLLSDNINESDRLYPIIHLRGNDIEVALTHSKTQYSEEYHSFVNGQNTTQGGTHLSAFREALVKTIREFYGKNYEASDIRKSVVSAVSIKVMEPVFESQTKTKLGSTDMGGDLPTVRTYINDFLKTQLDNFLHKNPDIAEKIQRKILQAERERKELSGIRKLAKDRAKKASLHNKKLRDCRVHFGDTKNERNLETTLFITEGDSASGSITKSRDVNTQAVFSLKGKPLNCYGLSKKIVYENEEFNLLQAALNIEESLEDLRYNNVVIATDADVDGMHIRLLLITFFLQFFPEVIKEGHLYILQTPLFRVRNKKETVYCYSEEERREAIEKLKPKPEITRFKGLGEISPDEFVHFIGEDIRLDPVMLDKEMSIEELLSFYMGKNTPTRQEFIINNLKVELDLVEEEN from the coding sequence ATGTCTCAAGAAACCAAATATACCGAAGATAATATACGTTCGCTCGACTGGAAAGAGCACATCCGAATGCGTCCAGGGATGTATATTGGTAAACTTGGTGATGGGTCTTCGCCAGATGATGGTATATATATTCTTGTAAAAGAAGTTCTCGATAATTCTATTGATGAATATGTTATGGGAGCTGGAAAAACTATTGAGATTTCCATTCAAGGTAACAAAGTGATTGTGAGAGATTATGGTCGAGGTATTCCATTAGGAAAAGTTGTTGATGTAGTTTCTAAAATGAATACAGGTGGAAAGTATGACTCCAAGGCATTTAAGAAATCTGTTGGACTAAATGGGGTGGGTACAAAGGCTGTAAATGCGCTTTCTACCTATTTTAGAGTAGAATCTACACGTGAAGGAAAATCTGCTTCTGCCGAGTTTGAACAAGGGAATCTAACCAATCAAGATTTACTGGAAGATACATCACGTAGAAAAGGAACAAAAGTGTCTTTTATTCCTGACGAAGTTATATTTAAAAATTATAAGTACAGAAATGAGTATGTGGCAAAAATGCTCAAAAACTATGTGTACTTAAACCCAGGATTAACCATTGTTTTTAATGGTGAAAAATTTTACAGTGAAAATGGTCTTAAAGATTTATTAAGCGACAACATAAATGAGTCTGATAGATTATATCCAATTATTCATTTACGGGGAAATGATATTGAAGTTGCTTTAACGCATAGTAAAACGCAATATAGTGAGGAGTATCATTCGTTTGTTAATGGTCAAAATACAACTCAAGGAGGTACGCATTTATCGGCTTTTAGAGAGGCTTTGGTTAAAACCATTAGAGAGTTTTATGGGAAAAATTACGAAGCGTCAGATATTAGAAAATCGGTGGTTTCAGCAGTTTCTATAAAAGTGATGGAACCTGTTTTTGAAAGTCAAACAAAAACAAAATTAGGATCGACTGATATGGGAGGTGATCTTCCAACAGTTAGAACCTATATTAATGATTTCTTAAAAACGCAGCTTGATAATTTCTTGCATAAAAATCCTGATATAGCTGAAAAAATTCAACGAAAAATTCTCCAAGCCGAACGTGAGCGTAAAGAATTATCGGGTATTAGAAAGTTAGCAAAAGATAGAGCTAAGAAAGCGAGTCTACACAATAAAAAACTGAGAGATTGTCGTGTACACTTTGGAGACACTAAAAACGAGCGTAACCTTGAAACGACTTTGTTTATTACTGAGGGAGATTCAGCTTCTGGAAGTATTACAAAATCGCGAGATGTGAATACGCAAGCAGTTTTTAGCTTAAAAGGAAAGCCTTTAAATTGCTATGGACTAAGCAAGAAAATTGTCTATGAAAATGAAGAATTTAACTTACTTCAAGCTGCTTTAAATATAGAAGAATCTTTAGAAGATTTACGTTATAACAATGTCGTAATAGCAACAGATGCTGATGTTGATGGTATGCATATTAGGTTGTTATTAATTACATTCTTCCTTCAATTTTTTCCTGAAGTAATCAAAGAAGGTCATTTGTACATTTTACAAACGCCATTATTTAGGGTTAGAAATAAAAAAGAAACTGTTTATTGTTATTCTGAAGAAGAGAGAAGAGAGGCAATTGAAAAACTAAAGCCAAAACCTGAGATTACACGATTTAAAGGTTTGGGAGAAATATCGCCTGACGAGTTTGTGCATTTTATTGGTGAAGATATACGTTTAGATCCTGTTATGTTAGATAAAGAAATGTCAATAGAAGAATTACTCTCTTTTTATATGGGAAAAAACACACCAACAAGACAGGAATTTATTATCAATAATTTAAAAGTTGAGCTAGATTTAGTTGAGGAAGAAAATTAA
- a CDS encoding DNA gyrase/topoisomerase IV subunit A, with product MIEDNLNNIPEDNQETITKVTGMYKDWFLDYASYVILERAVPAIEDGFKPVQRRIMHSMKDLDDGRYNKVANIVGHTMQYHPHGDASIADAMVQIGQKDLLIDTQGNWGNILTGDRAAASRYIEARLSKFALDVVYNPKITEWQASYDGRRKEPVNLPVMFPLLLAQGGEGIAVGLSTKILPHNFIELIDASVKHLQGKRFTILPDFPTAGIADFTNYNDGLRGGKVRVRAKISQYDKNTLVITEIPFGTNTSSLIDSILKANDKGKIKIKKIEDNTAADVEILVHLPSGISPDKTIDALYAFTNCETSISPLGCVIEDNKPFFVGVTEMLRRSTDNTVQLLKQELEIKLGEFEEQWHFASLERIFIENRIYRDIEEEETWEGVIRAIDKGLQPHIKHLKRAVTDEDIARLTEIRIKRISKFDIDKAQQKIDALEDQIAEVKHHLANLIDYAIAYFTRLKKEYGKGRERKTEIRVFDDVDATKVVIRNTKLYVNREEGFIGTSLRRDEYVCDCSDIDDIIVFTNDGKMMITKVDAKTFVGKNIIHVAVFKKKDKRTIYNLIYRDGKGGPSYIKRFAVTSITRDREYDLTNGSSNSIVHYFSANPNGEAEVVTVMLRQAGSIKKLKWDIDFADIIIKGRASKGNLVTKYTVKRIELKEKGVSTLKPRKIWFDDTIQRLNVDGRGELVGEFRGEDRILVITQAGLVKTIMPEITARFDSDMIVMEKWIPKKPISVIYYDGDKERYYVKRFLVENENKIESFITENDNSQLEIVSTDWRPMAEVVFAKERGKDRKDNLEINLEEFIAIKGINALGNQLTKDKINQINLLDSLPYEAPEDIPADDIEVVDEEVIDNDIKEGDSNIKPSSNGEASKGLDIDDEGQITLF from the coding sequence ATGATAGAAGACAACTTAAATAATATACCAGAGGACAACCAAGAAACCATTACCAAAGTTACAGGAATGTACAAAGATTGGTTTTTGGACTATGCATCGTATGTTATACTAGAACGTGCAGTTCCTGCCATTGAAGATGGTTTTAAACCTGTACAGCGACGTATTATGCACTCCATGAAAGATTTGGATGATGGTCGTTATAATAAAGTAGCAAACATCGTTGGTCATACCATGCAATATCATCCTCATGGTGATGCTAGTATTGCCGATGCTATGGTTCAAATTGGTCAGAAAGATTTATTAATAGACACTCAAGGAAATTGGGGAAATATTCTAACAGGAGATAGGGCTGCTGCATCACGTTATATCGAAGCACGATTATCAAAATTTGCTTTAGACGTTGTTTACAATCCTAAAATCACAGAATGGCAGGCTTCATATGATGGTAGGCGTAAAGAGCCTGTTAACCTTCCTGTGATGTTCCCATTGCTTTTAGCTCAAGGAGGAGAAGGAATTGCAGTTGGGTTGTCGACCAAAATTTTACCACATAATTTTATAGAATTGATCGATGCTTCAGTAAAGCACCTTCAAGGAAAACGATTTACTATATTACCAGATTTTCCAACAGCTGGAATAGCCGATTTCACTAATTATAATGATGGTTTAAGAGGAGGAAAAGTACGTGTTAGAGCGAAGATTTCGCAATACGATAAAAACACATTAGTGATTACCGAAATTCCTTTTGGAACAAATACCTCATCTTTAATAGATTCTATTTTAAAGGCGAATGATAAAGGAAAAATCAAGATTAAAAAGATTGAAGACAATACTGCTGCTGATGTTGAAATATTAGTGCATTTGCCTTCAGGGATTTCTCCAGATAAAACAATTGATGCTTTATATGCTTTTACAAATTGTGAAACCTCAATTTCGCCTTTAGGTTGTGTTATTGAAGACAATAAGCCATTTTTTGTTGGTGTTACTGAAATGTTACGTCGCTCGACTGACAATACAGTCCAGTTATTAAAACAAGAGCTAGAAATAAAACTCGGTGAGTTTGAAGAACAATGGCATTTCGCGTCCTTAGAACGCATATTTATTGAAAATAGAATATACCGTGATATTGAAGAAGAGGAAACTTGGGAAGGCGTTATTAGAGCAATAGACAAAGGGCTTCAGCCACATATAAAACATTTAAAAAGAGCTGTTACCGATGAAGATATTGCTAGATTAACAGAGATTAGAATCAAGCGTATATCAAAATTCGATATTGATAAAGCGCAACAAAAAATTGACGCTCTTGAAGATCAAATTGCAGAGGTGAAACATCATTTAGCAAATTTAATTGATTATGCTATTGCCTATTTTACCAGATTAAAAAAGGAATACGGTAAAGGTAGAGAACGTAAAACAGAAATTCGTGTATTTGATGACGTAGATGCCACAAAAGTAGTTATTAGGAATACGAAGCTTTATGTGAATAGGGAAGAGGGTTTTATTGGTACATCCTTGCGTCGTGATGAATATGTATGTGATTGTAGTGATATAGATGATATCATTGTATTTACTAATGATGGTAAAATGATGATTACAAAGGTAGACGCAAAAACCTTTGTGGGTAAAAACATCATACATGTAGCTGTATTTAAGAAAAAAGACAAACGTACTATATACAATTTAATTTATCGTGATGGTAAAGGAGGCCCATCGTATATTAAACGTTTTGCAGTAACTTCTATAACTAGAGATAGAGAGTATGATTTAACAAATGGAAGTAGCAACTCAATAGTGCATTATTTTTCTGCAAATCCAAATGGTGAAGCTGAAGTAGTAACTGTGATGTTGAGACAAGCGGGAAGTATCAAGAAACTTAAATGGGATATTGATTTTGCTGATATTATTATTAAAGGACGTGCTTCTAAAGGGAATCTAGTTACAAAATATACAGTAAAACGTATTGAACTTAAAGAGAAAGGCGTTAGCACCTTAAAACCACGAAAAATATGGTTTGACGATACTATACAACGTTTAAATGTCGATGGCAGAGGTGAACTTGTTGGTGAATTTAGAGGTGAGGATAGAATACTTGTCATCACGCAAGCAGGATTAGTAAAAACAATTATGCCAGAAATTACTGCTCGTTTTGATAGTGATATGATCGTGATGGAAAAATGGATTCCTAAGAAGCCAATTTCTGTTATCTATTATGATGGTGACAAAGAGCGTTACTATGTAAAGCGATTCTTAGTAGAAAATGAGAATAAAATTGAAAGTTTTATCACCGAAAATGATAATTCACAATTAGAGATAGTATCTACCGATTGGAGACCAATGGCTGAAGTAGTATTTGCTAAAGAAAGAGGTAAGGACAGAAAAGATAATTTAGAAATAAATCTTGAAGAATTTATTGCAATAAAAGGAATTAATGCACTTGGAAATCAATTAACTAAAGATAAGATAAATCAAATTAATTTATTAGATTCTTTACCTTATGAAGCACCAGAGGATATTCCTGCAGATGACATAGAGGTCGTAGATGAAGAGGTTATCGATAATGATATAAAAGAAGGTGATTCCAATATAAAACCATCTAGCAATGGTGAAGCATCAAAAGGCCTTGATATTGATGATGAAGGGCAGATTACGTTGTTTTAA